The genomic stretch ATGcatatacacggtttttttgaGGTCACCGTGAAGGAAAGCATTCTTGACGTCCAATTGATGAATAGACCAACCGTGGGATAAAGCAATAGAGATTAATGAACGGATGGTAGCCGGTTTGACAACCGGACTGAATGTTTCACCACAGTCAACTCCCGCTTGCTGCGTCTTACCATCACCTACAAGACGAGCTTTGTGCCTCTCAAAAGAACCGTCAGATTTTACCTTATGGCGAAAAATCCACATAGAATGAATAACATTCACATTAGAAGGACGAGGAACAAGGTCCCAAGTCTTATTACTAATTAAAGCATTAAACTCATCATTCATGGCCAATTTCCAATTATGGTCTCGGAGGGCTGACACGGGATTTTGTGGAAGGGGTGAGATAGCAATTGTAACATTTAAGTCGAAAATCGGTTAGGGTTTATAGATGCCATGATCACCTCTAGTAACAGCCTTAGAAACCAGGGGAATTGGAGTATTTATTACGGGTTCACTGTGGGAAACAGGGGACTCGGGTGCAATACTGGGAGCACGGGGGATGGGTTCAATGAAAGGGGTGTTATCAGGTGTATGCGAGACGGTTGGTGAGTGATGCGAGGGGGAGGAAGCTGGGGTGGTTGGGGTCGTGTTTGGAGGGGCAAGGTCCTGACTAAGATGGGGAAGGAGGTAAGGGGAGACACTGTCATCAAGAAAATTATAAGAGGAGTGGTCAGGTGAATTGGTTTTGGCGAAAGGGAAATTGTTTTCATCAAAACGAACATGACGGCTCAAGATAATTTTGTTGGTGTGAAGGTCTAGACACTTATATCCACGGGGATTGTTAGGGTACCCGAGAAAAACACAAGGCAAAGAACGAGCTTGGAGCTTGTTAATTGTGGTCGATGGTATAAGAGGATAGCAAAGGCACCCAAAAACTCGAAGATGCGAGTAAGACGGGTGTCGTTGGTATAAATAATATAATGGTGTCAAAAATTTGAGTTGTTTATTTGGTAATATATTAAGCAAATAAGTAGGCATGGATAGAGCATGATGCCAAAATTTTTGAGGAAGTGAAGCATGAAACAGTAAGGTACGCATAATGTTATTAATGGAGCGAATTTTGCGTTCggctttaccattttgagaaGAAGTATACGGACACGAAAATCGAAACTGGAAGCCGTGTGATGCACAAAGCTCCATAAACGGGGCGTTGTCAAATTCGCGTCCATTATCACATTGCACGTTCTTAATGTCTCGTTCAAACTGGGTTTTGATTAAATGACGGAAATTGACGAAAATTTGAAAAACTTGTGATTTCTTTGCAATAGGAAAAGTCCACACATAGTTAGTAAAATCGTCAATAAGGACTAAATAATAATGATGACCCGAAGAACTGAGAGTAGGAGAAGTCCATAAATCACAGTGAATTATATCAAATGGCATATGTGTACTCGAAAAAGATGCGACAAATGGTTGCTTAATGTGTTTGCCAATAGAACAAGAGTGACAAATTGTCTTCCGAATATTAGAATTACAACTTATCAATTTTTGAGACCTAATAGAATTTTAAATAACATCACCCGGATGTCCAAGACGGTCGTGCCACAAGGTGGATTCGACAGCAGCAAAGGCTTGGGCGTGGACTTTATTTGTGGGGGTGATAGGGTATAGGGCTCCCTGGCTCTCACATCTCATTAGCGGTATCCCCGTCTTATAATCCTTCACAAAAAAACCAAAAGGGTCAAACTCGACCGATACGGAATTATCAGTAGTGAATTTTCTAACTGACACGAGATTTTTGACAAGCTTTGATGCGTGAAGTACACTACGAAGAGAGAGGGGTGGATGTGGTTTAGGCAATGTGGCAGTACCGGTTCCATTTATTGGGATGGATTGGCCATTTCCGACAATAATTGAGTTAGAAATACTCGAATTAGAATAAGACGAGAGATTACCTACACTCGATGTCATATGAGAAGTAGCACCGGTGTCCATATACCACGGATCAGGGGGCGTAAGACCAAGTGTGTACATAGCCTGCTCAATATCAGTTTGAGACGGAGGAGACTCCGCTGTGTACGCTTGAGGTCGAGGGACAGAGGGACGTGGAGCCCTCATCATAGGAGCACGCATCCATGGATTGGTAGTGGGATAAGGACATGGAGGGCAGGCCCACGGAGAAGGTCCCCATGGCCAAGCACCATATCCACCGAAACCACCCCCCTGCCATGGTTGATAAGGAGTTGCAGCGGGAGTTGTCGGTGTAGCAGCAGCACTAGGAGCAGAGTCACTTACCCCCTGTTTCGCTTTGCCACCCTTATGTCCACCacctttcttcttattcttggATTTACCTTGTGAAGGGGGACGTCCCAGAATAGATGGAGAATTCGTGCTTTCGCCAGAACTGGCGTAATTTGCAGAttggccgttggtggccgcttgctTGGCAAAACATGCTTCTTCCAATGTGAACATAGACCGAGCCTGATGAAATGGGTGAAGCGGTTTAGACTGCCTGATGATTGTCCCGACACCATGATATGCCGTTGTCAGTCCCGATACCATCTGAAGCACTAAACGGGTATCCGAGACAGGGGAACCAACGTTTTTGAGTTGATCAGCAAGACTCTTTAAACGTTCACAATAAGCGGAGGCAGACGAGAAGTCTTCCATCATAGTATGAAAAAATTACTGCTCGAGAGTAATAGCCCTCGAATGCTGATTGTCTTGAAAAATATCGCGTATGCGATTCCAACACTCCATAGCCGTGGAGTTTTGTTCAACCACCGTTTGCAACAAGTCATCAGAAAGTGTTGCATAGATCCATTGCAGAACCGTGGCATCAATCGTTTCCCATAATTCTTTGTCTTCCTCAGAAATCGGCTTTTTAGCCTTGCCTTTGGGGTCAATGATGTGATCCAAAACCCAATTAGCTTTCGCATAATTGGTGAAAAGAGCCACCCAAAGACGGTATTTGTCAGTATCCATACCAAGGACGACGGAAACATGGTTTTTGATGTTGCTCACGGCAAAAACCGAGGGGATAGGAGAGGAATTGGTTTTTGAGTTTTCTGGAATGGTCATGGTGATGTGAAATTGAAGGATTCAAGAAAAAAATATAGGAGTAAAGAAGCGGAAGCAGTAGATTGTTAAacctaggctctgata from Silene latifolia isolate original U9 population chromosome 5, ASM4854445v1, whole genome shotgun sequence encodes the following:
- the LOC141654989 gene encoding uncharacterized protein LOC141654989, which produces MEDFSSASAYCERLKSLADQLKNVGSPVSDTRLVLQMVSGLTTAYHGVGTIIRQSKPLHPFHQARSMFTLEEACFAKQAATNGQSANYASSGESTNSPSILGRPPSQGKSKNKKKGGGHKGGKAKQGVSDSAPSAAATPTTPAATPYQPWQGGGFGGYGAWPWGPSPWACPPCPYPTTNPWMRAPMMRAPRPSVPRPQAYTAESPPSQTDIEQAMYTLGLTPPDPWYMDTGATSHMTSSVGNLSSYSNSSISNSIIVGNGQSIPINGTGTATLPKPHPPLSLRSVLHASKLVKNLVSVRKFTTDNSVSVEFDPFGFFVKDYKTGIPLMRCESQGALYPITPTNKVHAQAFAAVESTLWHDRLGHPGDVI
- the LOC141654990 gene encoding uncharacterized protein LOC141654990, encoding MTIPENSKTNSSPIPSVFAVSNIKNHVSVVLGMDTDKYRLWVALFTNYAKANWVLDHIIDPKGKAKKPISEEDKELWETIDATVLQWIYATLSDDLLQTVVEQNSTAMECWNRIRDIFQDNQHSRAITLEQ